Proteins from a single region of Acidovorax sp. NCPPB 3576:
- the argB gene encoding acetylglutamate kinase, giving the protein MTTDLLSIAPRDKAEILAQALPYIRKFHGKTMVIKYGGNAMTDPALQADFAEDVVLLKLVGMNPVVVHGGGPQIETALNRLGKKGQFIQGMRVTDAETMEVVEWVLAGEVQQDIVGLINQAGGKAVGLTGRDGGMIRAQKLKMVDNKDPSIEHDIGQVGDIVSIDPSVVKALQDDAFIPVISPIGFGENNESYNINADVVASKLATVLQAEKLVLLTNIPGVLNKAGELLTDLTAREIDMLFADGTISGGMLPKIAGALDAAKAGVNAVHIIDGRVPHAMLLEILTEQAYGTMIRSH; this is encoded by the coding sequence ATGACGACCGACCTTCTTTCGATTGCCCCCCGCGACAAGGCCGAAATCCTGGCCCAGGCGCTGCCCTACATCCGCAAGTTCCATGGCAAGACCATGGTCATCAAATACGGCGGCAACGCCATGACCGACCCGGCCTTGCAGGCCGACTTCGCCGAGGACGTGGTGCTGCTCAAGCTGGTGGGCATGAACCCGGTGGTGGTGCACGGCGGCGGCCCGCAGATCGAGACCGCGCTCAACCGCCTGGGCAAGAAAGGCCAGTTCATCCAGGGCATGCGGGTGACCGATGCCGAAACCATGGAAGTCGTGGAATGGGTGCTGGCCGGCGAAGTCCAGCAGGACATCGTGGGCCTGATCAACCAGGCCGGCGGCAAGGCCGTGGGCCTCACGGGGCGCGACGGCGGCATGATCCGGGCGCAAAAGCTCAAGATGGTGGACAACAAGGACCCGAGCATCGAGCACGACATCGGCCAGGTGGGCGACATCGTCTCCATCGATCCGAGCGTGGTCAAGGCGCTGCAGGACGATGCGTTCATTCCCGTCATCAGCCCCATCGGCTTCGGCGAGAACAACGAGAGCTACAACATCAACGCCGATGTCGTGGCCAGCAAGCTCGCGACCGTGCTGCAGGCCGAAAAGCTGGTGCTGCTCACCAACATTCCGGGCGTGCTGAACAAGGCGGGCGAGCTGCTCACCGACCTCACCGCCCGCGAGATCGACATGCTGTTCGCCGACGGCACCATCTCCGGCGGCATGCTGCCCAAGATCGCCGGCGCCCTGGATGCCGCCAAGGCCGGGGTGAACGCGGTGCACATCATCGACGGCCGCGTGCCGCACGCCATGCTGCTGGAAATCCTGACCGAGCAGGCCTACGGCACCATGATCCGCAGCCACTGA
- a CDS encoding response regulator transcription factor, whose protein sequence is MRLLLVEDDVMLASGIKLGLTDAGYAVDWVGSGERAEEVLRTESFDAAIIDIGLPGMDGLELTRCLRRPEMAHPAMPVLILTARDALHDRVQGLDLGADDYMVKPYELPELLARLRALLRRSQAATTAILSFGPLELDTAGRTVSIRTASDPNARQPIELGPREWTVLEYLLIHAPKPASKDKLLQALTGWDKEITPNAVEVYVSRLRSKLEPNGVALRSIRGFGYRLELQPPRG, encoded by the coding sequence ATGCGCCTGCTGCTGGTCGAGGACGACGTCATGCTGGCCAGCGGCATCAAGCTGGGCCTGACCGACGCGGGCTATGCGGTGGACTGGGTGGGCAGCGGCGAGCGCGCCGAAGAGGTGCTGCGCACCGAATCGTTCGATGCCGCGATCATCGACATCGGCCTGCCGGGCATGGACGGGCTGGAACTGACCCGCTGCCTGCGCCGCCCCGAGATGGCCCATCCGGCCATGCCGGTGCTCATCCTCACGGCCCGCGACGCCCTGCACGACCGGGTACAGGGGCTCGACCTGGGCGCCGACGACTACATGGTCAAGCCCTACGAGCTGCCCGAACTGCTGGCGCGGCTGCGCGCCCTGCTGCGGCGCTCGCAGGCCGCGACCACCGCCATCCTGAGCTTCGGGCCGCTGGAGCTGGACACGGCCGGCCGCACCGTGAGCATCCGCACCGCCAGCGACCCGAATGCGCGCCAGCCCATCGAACTGGGCCCGCGCGAGTGGACGGTGCTGGAATACCTGCTGATCCACGCGCCCAAGCCGGCCAGCAAGGACAAGCTCTTGCAGGCCCTGACCGGCTGGGACAAGGAAATCACGCCCAATGCGGTCGAGGTGTACGTGTCCCGCCTGCGCAGCAAGCTCGAACCCAACGGCGTGGCGCTGCGCTCCATCCGCGGCTTCGGCTACCGGCTGGAACTGCAGCCCCCGCGCGGCTGA
- a CDS encoding ATP-binding protein, with product MTSALRIRLLLLLILPLCALALAGAWLDYRSADEAASRHDQRLLRLLPALADSVVAPPVSDGGPPLLLLAPPVEEFLRQNSGFAGYSVKDLSGRVLLGEGWVQGAVPATHDPEFHSVEYDSVTYRVAVQRSPTGAGELVVALADGSDPRQQWGKQMLLRVLLPNLVLVAAAALAIHWAVRRAFKPLVDLAEAVARRSPRDLNPIDEAASPVEVRPLVYSLNRLFALVNEQAEGQRRFVADAAHQLRTPLASLQAQVEAWALSAQSAGGREGYESKQAPAQMGLGHGAIYLEADQIEKLRQATRRTSKLAHQLLALSRADARSLDAQAMQSVDLKDLCESLLEAFLDAATAKGLDLGLEVAPARAVGHGWLLRELLTNLVDNAIKYTPAGGAVTIRCGGAANGGAFLQVEDDGPGIPEAEQARVLQRFYRVPGAAGEGTGLGLAIADEIARVHGAALGLGRGPAGGGLVVTVFLAPARKAR from the coding sequence ATGACCTCCGCGCTGCGCATCCGGCTGCTGCTGCTGCTGATCCTGCCGCTGTGCGCGCTGGCGCTGGCGGGCGCGTGGCTCGACTACCGCTCGGCGGACGAGGCCGCCAGCCGGCACGACCAGCGTCTGCTGCGGCTGCTGCCCGCGCTGGCAGACTCGGTGGTGGCCCCGCCGGTGAGCGACGGCGGCCCGCCGCTGCTGCTGCTCGCGCCGCCCGTGGAGGAGTTTCTGCGCCAGAACAGCGGCTTTGCCGGCTACAGCGTGAAGGACCTGTCCGGCCGGGTGCTGCTGGGCGAAGGCTGGGTGCAAGGCGCCGTCCCCGCCACGCACGACCCCGAGTTCCACAGCGTCGAGTACGACAGCGTCACCTACCGCGTGGCCGTCCAGCGCAGCCCCACGGGTGCGGGGGAGCTGGTGGTGGCGCTGGCCGACGGCTCCGATCCGCGCCAGCAGTGGGGCAAGCAGATGCTGCTGCGCGTGCTGCTGCCCAACCTGGTGCTGGTGGCGGCCGCTGCGCTGGCGATCCACTGGGCCGTGCGCCGCGCGTTCAAGCCGCTGGTGGACCTGGCCGAGGCCGTCGCCCGGCGCTCGCCCCGGGACCTCAATCCTATTGACGAGGCGGCCTCGCCCGTGGAGGTGCGGCCCCTGGTGTATTCGCTCAACCGGCTGTTCGCCCTGGTGAACGAGCAGGCCGAAGGGCAGCGCCGCTTCGTGGCCGACGCCGCGCACCAGCTGCGCACGCCGCTGGCCAGCCTGCAGGCACAGGTGGAAGCCTGGGCGCTGTCCGCGCAATCGGCGGGCGGCCGGGAGGGGTATGAATCAAAACAGGCTCCGGCGCAAATGGGACTAGGGCATGGTGCTATATATTTAGAAGCAGACCAGATCGAGAAGCTGCGGCAGGCCACGCGCCGCACCTCCAAGCTGGCGCACCAGTTGCTGGCCCTGTCGCGCGCGGACGCCCGGAGCCTGGACGCGCAGGCTATGCAGAGCGTGGATTTGAAGGACCTGTGCGAAAGCCTGCTGGAGGCGTTCCTCGACGCGGCCACGGCCAAGGGGCTGGACCTGGGGCTGGAGGTCGCGCCGGCCCGGGCCGTGGGCCACGGCTGGCTGCTGCGCGAACTGCTCACGAACCTGGTGGACAACGCCATCAAGTACACCCCGGCCGGTGGCGCCGTGACCATCCGCTGCGGCGGCGCTGCGAACGGCGGTGCCTTTCTGCAGGTCGAGGATGACGGGCCCGGCATTCCCGAGGCGGAGCAGGCGCGGGTGCTGCAGCGCTTTTACCGCGTGCCGGGGGCTGCGGGAGAGGGCACCGGCCTGGGGCTGGCCATTGCCGACGAGATCGCGCGCGTGCACGGTGCAGCGCTGGGCCTGGGGCGCGGGCCGGCCGGTGGGGGGCTGGTGGTGACGGTGTTTTTAGCGCCGGCGCGCAAGGCCCGATAG
- the slmA gene encoding nucleoid occlusion factor SlmA, producing the protein MPELQSLPEPAAAVVQDAPAARKRPKPGERRVQILQALAGMLEQPGSERITTAALAARLSVSEAALYRHFASKAQMFEGLIDFIEQSVLTLVNQIMERGAQSDTSGTQQAARIVAMVLQFGERNPGMVRVMVGDALVLENERLQQRMNQFFDKIESSLRQCLRPAAQAAGAETPTVDAQVRAAALCDLVRGRLQRHARSGFRRAPSEHLEATLALLL; encoded by the coding sequence ATGCCCGAACTCCAGTCCCTGCCTGAACCTGCCGCCGCCGTGGTGCAAGACGCCCCTGCGGCCCGCAAGCGCCCCAAGCCCGGGGAGCGCCGGGTGCAGATCCTCCAGGCGCTGGCCGGCATGCTGGAGCAGCCCGGCTCGGAACGCATCACCACCGCTGCGCTGGCGGCACGCCTTTCGGTCAGCGAGGCGGCGCTGTACCGGCACTTCGCCAGCAAGGCCCAGATGTTCGAGGGCCTGATCGATTTCATCGAGCAATCGGTCCTCACGCTGGTCAATCAGATCATGGAGCGCGGTGCGCAGTCCGACACCTCGGGCACGCAGCAGGCCGCGCGCATCGTCGCCATGGTGCTGCAGTTCGGCGAGCGCAACCCGGGCATGGTGCGCGTGATGGTGGGCGATGCCCTGGTGCTGGAGAACGAGCGCCTGCAGCAGCGCATGAACCAGTTCTTCGACAAGATCGAATCGAGCCTGCGGCAGTGCCTGCGCCCCGCCGCGCAGGCCGCCGGGGCCGAGACGCCCACGGTCGATGCCCAGGTGCGTGCTGCAGCGCTGTGCGACCTGGTGCGGGGGCGGCTGCAGCGGCATGCGCGCTCGGGCTTTCGCCGCGCGCCGAGCGAGCATCTCGAAGCCACGCTCGCGCTGCTGCTCTAA
- a CDS encoding TetR/AcrR family transcriptional regulator, producing MPVTPLPSRPARSASTREGRALQKGQQTKAAIVEAALGLATHIGLEGLSIGALADVTGMSKSGVFAHFGSREELQISVIREYHARFEQEVFYPAVSAPRGLPRLRALFGNWMKRTSIEIDSGCIYISGAVEFDDRTGPVRDALASSVLTWLAAMKRAIDQCKEQGELRGDVNAEQMLFEIHGLILALHYEARFLQTPGSIDRANAGFDSILTRYGAPPPAQD from the coding sequence ATGCCGGTCACCCCCTTACCATCCCGTCCCGCCCGCTCCGCCAGCACCCGCGAAGGCCGTGCCTTGCAAAAAGGCCAGCAGACCAAGGCGGCGATCGTGGAGGCTGCGCTGGGCCTGGCCACGCACATCGGGCTGGAGGGCCTGTCCATCGGTGCGCTGGCGGATGTGACGGGCATGAGCAAGTCCGGCGTGTTCGCCCATTTCGGTTCGCGCGAGGAGTTGCAGATCTCCGTCATCCGCGAATACCACGCGCGCTTCGAGCAGGAAGTGTTCTACCCGGCCGTGTCCGCCCCGCGGGGGCTGCCGCGGCTGCGGGCCCTGTTCGGCAACTGGATGAAGCGCACCTCCATCGAAATCGATTCGGGCTGCATCTACATCAGCGGTGCCGTTGAGTTCGACGACCGCACCGGGCCTGTTCGCGATGCGCTGGCCAGTTCCGTTCTGACCTGGCTGGCCGCCATGAAGCGCGCCATTGACCAGTGCAAGGAGCAGGGCGAACTGCGCGGCGACGTGAATGCCGAGCAGATGCTGTTCGAGATCCATGGCCTCATCCTGGCGCTGCACTACGAGGCGCGCTTCCTGCAGACGCCCGGCTCCATCGACCGGGCCAATGCCGGCTTCGACAGCATCCTCACCCGCTATGGCGCACCGCCGCCCGCGCAGGATTGA
- a CDS encoding acyl-CoA dehydrogenase C-terminal domain-containing protein: MPTYTPPLRDMQFVLHEVFKATEELKALPKHADVDVDTINAVLEEAGKFATGVAFPLNISGDEEGCTLDKATHEVTTPKGFKQAYAQYVEGGWAALSCETEYGGQGLPFVLNQCLYEMLNSANQAWTMYPGLSHGAYEALHAHGTPEQKKLYLPKLTSGEWTGTMCLTEPHCGTDLGLLRTKAEPVAGAPEGTYKITGNKIFISAGEHDFTENIVHLVLARLPDAPKGSKGISLFIVPKYHVNADGSLGERNPIFCAGLEHKMGIHGNATAQIAIDGAIGTLVGQPHKGLQAMFVMMNAARLGVGNQSLGLTEVAFQNALAYAKDRTQMRSLSGTKAKDKDADPIIVHPDVRKMLLTAKAYAEGARALQIYCTLLLDKAHGHPDEKVRQEADELVALLTPIVKAFITDNGHIATNHCMQVFGGHGFIKEWGMEQFVRDNRINMIYEGTNTIQSLDLLGRKVLGNNGATLKKFGKLVGQLVQEEGVNEKMAEFINPIATLGEQMTKFTTEIGFKGFQNPDEVGAAAVDYLRVAGHLVFGYLFARMAQVALREIANGNTDPFYVAKLQTARFYFAKLFPETATLMRTARAGAKPLMDTDAALA; encoded by the coding sequence ATGCCGACCTACACGCCGCCCCTTCGCGACATGCAATTCGTACTGCACGAGGTGTTCAAGGCGACCGAAGAACTCAAGGCCCTGCCCAAGCATGCCGACGTGGATGTGGACACCATCAACGCCGTGCTGGAAGAGGCGGGCAAGTTCGCCACCGGCGTGGCGTTCCCGCTCAACATCAGCGGGGACGAGGAAGGCTGCACGCTCGACAAGGCGACGCACGAGGTGACCACGCCCAAGGGCTTCAAGCAGGCCTACGCGCAATACGTCGAAGGCGGCTGGGCGGCCCTGAGCTGCGAGACCGAATACGGCGGCCAGGGCCTGCCGTTCGTGCTGAACCAGTGCCTGTATGAAATGCTCAACAGCGCCAACCAGGCTTGGACGATGTACCCCGGCCTGTCGCACGGCGCCTACGAGGCGCTGCACGCGCACGGTACGCCCGAGCAAAAGAAGCTCTATCTGCCCAAGCTGACCAGCGGCGAATGGACCGGCACCATGTGCCTGACCGAGCCCCATTGCGGCACCGACCTGGGGCTGCTGCGCACCAAGGCCGAGCCCGTGGCCGGCGCGCCCGAAGGCACCTACAAGATCACCGGCAACAAGATCTTCATCAGCGCGGGCGAGCACGATTTCACCGAGAACATCGTCCATCTGGTGCTGGCCCGCCTGCCGGATGCGCCCAAGGGCAGCAAGGGCATCAGCCTGTTCATCGTGCCCAAGTACCACGTGAACGCCGACGGTTCGCTGGGCGAGCGCAACCCGATCTTCTGCGCCGGGCTGGAGCACAAGATGGGCATCCACGGCAACGCCACGGCGCAGATCGCCATCGACGGCGCCATCGGCACGCTGGTGGGCCAGCCGCACAAGGGCCTGCAGGCCATGTTCGTGATGATGAATGCCGCGCGCCTGGGCGTGGGCAACCAGTCGCTGGGCCTGACCGAAGTGGCGTTCCAGAACGCGCTGGCTTATGCCAAGGACCGCACGCAGATGCGCAGCCTGTCGGGCACGAAAGCCAAGGACAAGGATGCCGACCCGATCATCGTGCACCCCGACGTGCGCAAGATGCTGCTGACCGCCAAGGCCTATGCCGAGGGCGCGCGCGCGCTGCAGATCTACTGCACGCTGCTGCTGGACAAGGCGCACGGCCACCCCGACGAGAAGGTGCGCCAGGAAGCGGACGAACTGGTGGCGCTGCTCACGCCCATCGTCAAGGCCTTCATCACCGACAACGGGCACATCGCCACCAACCACTGCATGCAGGTCTTCGGCGGCCACGGCTTCATCAAGGAATGGGGCATGGAGCAGTTCGTGCGCGACAACCGGATCAACATGATCTATGAAGGCACCAACACCATCCAGTCGCTGGACCTGCTGGGCCGCAAGGTGCTGGGCAACAACGGCGCCACGCTGAAAAAATTCGGCAAGCTGGTGGGCCAGCTGGTGCAGGAAGAGGGCGTGAACGAGAAGATGGCCGAGTTCATCAATCCCATCGCCACCCTGGGCGAGCAGATGACCAAGTTCACTACCGAGATCGGCTTCAAGGGCTTCCAGAACCCCGACGAAGTGGGTGCCGCCGCCGTGGACTACCTGCGCGTGGCCGGCCACCTGGTGTTCGGCTACCTGTTCGCCCGCATGGCCCAGGTGGCGCTGCGCGAGATCGCCAATGGCAACACCGACCCGTTCTATGTCGCCAAGCTGCAGACGGCGCGTTTCTACTTCGCCAAGCTGTTCCCCGAAACGGCCACGCTGATGCGCACCGCGCGCGCTGGCGCCAAGCCGCTGATGGACACCGACGCCGCGCTGGCCTGA